The following coding sequences are from one uncultured Desulfobacter sp. window:
- a CDS encoding ATP-binding protein: MYLSKNGDWKNIFLIFLPFLIAALSLTTVEWINKDKRIDNAIEKFIEADMEEVRQLAANPLFRLFFDSLYYDLTPETELNKKRIIDLFFQKTLIAEKYNRPDLAVALISSDSEALITFATEPGFHITIDKKMLPTNIEQTFSKIEDNIHKSIAPIEYQNKILGYIAIWNKIPKEDVARVEFQMTMRNLLIIFSCLAVLMVVLLFFYTIEKKRTDKIIKTQQEYYKAIVEGHQGFIYILDSECNIEFMNERLIEFVGADAQGQKCHEALSKLSDPCPWCCSQMDTGSRTQTFEFQTPADSTWYSVVKNPIAHEDGLSSTLVILQDISVRKKAEHDVIEANHYIQDIIDSMPSVIIGVDEHERITQWNKKAEKTTGILQETALNQPLLDKFPRLEQDLGKIRAVILSRERQEETGREFEEAGKIRYEDMAIFPISSGTGKGVVIRLDDVTGRIQVQELMIQSEKMLSVGGLAAGMAHEINNPLAGMMQTSNVMANRLGKNLTMPSNIKAADKVGTSIDVIEKYMEERGIFRMLESITESGKRIADLVTNMLNFSRKSVNIKSAHHLAELMDKAVDLAKTDYDLKKEYDFKSIEIIRKYDDNLPEVICEGPEIQQVILNILKNGAQAMREANSPKPRFTLRTRQHESNTYICMEIGNNGPAIDPEVQKRIFEPFYTTKPVGIGTGLGLSISYFIIVKKHKGRISVRSRPGEETIFSIQLPV, from the coding sequence ATGTATCTGAGTAAAAATGGTGACTGGAAAAATATTTTTCTAATTTTTCTTCCCTTCCTCATTGCAGCGCTTTCCCTGACAACCGTAGAGTGGATCAATAAGGACAAGCGCATTGATAATGCAATAGAAAAATTCATCGAAGCCGACATGGAAGAGGTTCGCCAGCTTGCCGCCAATCCGCTTTTCCGACTCTTTTTTGACAGCCTTTATTACGATCTGACGCCTGAAACCGAATTAAATAAAAAAAGAATAATCGACCTTTTTTTTCAAAAAACTCTGATTGCAGAGAAATACAATCGTCCGGATCTTGCTGTTGCCCTGATTTCCAGTGACAGTGAGGCTTTAATCACTTTTGCAACAGAGCCAGGTTTTCACATCACTATAGACAAAAAAATGCTGCCGACAAACATAGAGCAGACCTTTTCAAAAATCGAAGACAACATTCATAAATCAATTGCTCCCATAGAATACCAAAATAAAATTTTAGGATACATTGCCATCTGGAATAAAATCCCCAAAGAGGACGTGGCCCGTGTGGAATTCCAGATGACCATGCGAAATCTTCTGATTATCTTCAGTTGCCTGGCTGTTCTAATGGTCGTACTCCTGTTTTTTTACACCATCGAAAAAAAACGAACCGATAAGATCATTAAGACACAGCAGGAGTACTATAAAGCCATTGTCGAAGGACATCAGGGGTTTATCTATATCTTGGATTCCGAGTGCAATATCGAATTTATGAATGAAAGGCTGATCGAATTTGTCGGCGCTGATGCACAAGGCCAAAAATGCCATGAAGCTCTGTCCAAGCTTTCAGATCCCTGCCCATGGTGCTGCAGTCAAATGGACACCGGCAGCCGCACCCAAACATTTGAATTCCAAACCCCGGCCGATTCCACTTGGTACTCCGTAGTTAAAAATCCCATTGCCCATGAGGACGGTTTAAGTTCCACATTGGTCATCTTGCAGGATATTTCCGTTCGAAAAAAAGCCGAACATGATGTCATTGAAGCAAATCACTATATCCAAGACATTATTGATTCAATGCCTTCGGTCATAATCGGCGTGGATGAACATGAGCGAATCACCCAATGGAACAAGAAGGCAGAAAAAACAACCGGGATTCTTCAGGAAACAGCGCTTAATCAACCGCTTCTGGATAAATTTCCCCGGCTGGAACAGGACCTTGGAAAAATCAGGGCGGTCATTCTGAGTAGAGAAAGACAGGAAGAAACGGGCCGGGAGTTTGAAGAAGCGGGCAAGATTCGATATGAAGATATGGCGATATTTCCAATATCATCCGGGACCGGTAAGGGGGTCGTTATACGCCTGGATGATGTTACCGGCAGAATACAGGTTCAAGAACTTATGATCCAGAGTGAAAAGATGCTGTCGGTCGGCGGCCTGGCAGCCGGAATGGCCCATGAAATAAACAATCCTTTGGCCGGAATGATGCAGACGTCGAATGTGATGGCAAATCGGCTAGGTAAAAATTTGACCATGCCTTCCAATATCAAGGCGGCCGATAAAGTCGGGACATCCATTGACGTCATTGAAAAATATATGGAGGAGCGCGGCATTTTCAGGATGCTGGAGAGCATTACCGAATCGGGAAAAAGAATTGCGGACCTCGTTACCAATATGCTGAATTTTTCCAGAAAAAGCGTAAATATAAAATCCGCCCATCATTTGGCTGAGCTCATGGATAAAGCCGTGGATCTGGCAAAGACCGATTACGATCTGAAGAAAGAGTATGATTTCAAATCCATTGAAATCATAAGAAAATATGATGACAATCTGCCGGAGGTGATTTGTGAAGGCCCAGAAATCCAGCAGGTGATACTGAACATACTGAAAAACGGGGCACAAGCCATGCGTGAGGCAAACAGTCCAAAGCCCCGATTTACCCTTCGAACCAGGCAACACGAATCAAATACATATATCTGTATGGAAATCGGGAATAACGGTCCGGCAATAGACCCCGAAGTGCAGAAACGGATCTTTGAGCCTTTTTATACAACAAAACCGGTTGGTATAGGGACTGGGCTTGGCCTGAGTATTTCATATTTCATCATTGTTAAAAAACACAAAGGCCGGATAAGTGTCCGGTCCAGACCTGGAGAGGAGACGATTTTTTCCATTCAACTGCCTGTATAA
- a CDS encoding ABC transporter substrate-binding protein — protein sequence MKKISCLLIIAILLNFNLFRSDSRNQEGITIFAGPEAKAGENAAKPEKKSPCVWTRANKKNIVRFSLARTGGPVLDPHSMKGDFAIHFNPNVFEGLLKIKPDTGELIPALAQSYEWLSPEIVEFRLRRGVTFHNGDPVDAEAVKYSFERMAAVTGSSSWIKWVVPEFQRVEIIDPHTVRIHLSRHNSIFLMSMRFFSILPKLYLEEHGAEYFMAHPVGTGPFKICKIEYDHDGVVQAVYMEKNKNYWDTGKPYLNGLVYYFGMTQQQSLKKLLMGEVDAMGALPIRNILDVRKKGLVVHQKGQGLITWLYFNLSKYKKNSPVWNPLVRKAILHSIDFDRIKAVVYNNRASQNNQWAFPGIPGFSNQAKNYSFNVALSRTLLKQAGYDKGFSLKAYCDDVTYEESRILKSSLAVIGINVEFDVLDELSSNCILMSKRNPGSPCHPMLKKYDFMVGDFGWGFPHNFVTHLHTFSPEAAFSLVSDEYPGSLETIDMFLDAKSTFGEENAAKKWEKISEYELDRLAICGLMLKKTYYSTVKNLKFDIYGTYDFTEARYVSE from the coding sequence ATGAAAAAAATATCCTGTCTTCTGATTATAGCGATTTTATTGAATTTTAATCTATTCCGTTCGGATTCGAGAAATCAAGAGGGTATAACAATTTTCGCCGGCCCAGAAGCAAAAGCAGGTGAAAATGCGGCAAAACCGGAAAAAAAATCCCCTTGTGTCTGGACAAGGGCAAATAAAAAAAATATTGTACGTTTTTCCCTGGCCCGCACGGGAGGCCCGGTACTCGATCCCCATTCGATGAAAGGCGATTTTGCGATTCATTTCAATCCAAATGTCTTTGAAGGCCTGCTCAAGATCAAACCGGATACAGGGGAACTGATTCCCGCCCTGGCCCAATCCTATGAATGGCTTAGCCCGGAAATTGTCGAATTCCGGTTAAGGCGAGGCGTCACCTTTCACAACGGAGATCCCGTTGATGCAGAAGCGGTCAAATATTCCTTTGAACGAATGGCTGCGGTTACCGGAAGTTCCAGCTGGATCAAATGGGTTGTTCCGGAATTTCAGCGTGTGGAAATCATAGATCCCCACACAGTGAGAATTCACCTGTCCCGTCATAATTCCATCTTTTTGATGTCCATGCGGTTTTTCTCCATCCTGCCGAAATTATATCTTGAGGAACACGGGGCCGAATATTTCATGGCGCACCCTGTGGGAACCGGCCCCTTTAAAATCTGCAAAATTGAGTATGATCATGACGGCGTGGTCCAAGCCGTTTACATGGAAAAAAACAAAAATTACTGGGACACCGGCAAGCCCTATCTCAACGGCCTGGTGTACTATTTCGGAATGACCCAGCAACAGAGCCTGAAAAAACTTCTCATGGGGGAAGTGGACGCAATGGGGGCGCTTCCCATTCGAAACATCCTGGATGTCCGCAAAAAAGGGCTGGTCGTTCATCAAAAGGGCCAGGGGCTGATCACCTGGCTATACTTCAACCTTTCAAAATACAAAAAAAATTCGCCTGTGTGGAATCCCCTTGTACGCAAAGCAATACTCCACTCCATTGATTTTGATAGAATCAAGGCCGTAGTATACAACAACCGGGCATCCCAGAATAACCAATGGGCCTTTCCGGGGATACCCGGTTTTTCGAACCAGGCTAAAAATTACAGCTTTAACGTGGCCCTTTCCCGGACTCTGCTGAAACAGGCCGGTTATGATAAGGGGTTCAGCCTGAAGGCCTATTGTGATGACGTGACCTATGAAGAATCCCGGATTTTGAAGTCCAGCCTGGCAGTCATAGGGATCAATGTGGAATTTGATGTTCTGGATGAATTAAGCAGCAACTGTATTCTCATGTCAAAGAGGAATCCAGGATCGCCCTGCCATCCCATGTTGAAAAAATACGACTTTATGGTCGGGGATTTTGGCTGGGGGTTCCCTCATAATTTTGTCACGCATCTCCATACATTCTCCCCGGAGGCCGCTTTTTCACTGGTATCGGATGAATACCCCGGTTCACTGGAAACGATTGACATGTTTCTTGATGCCAAGAGTACCTTTGGAGAAGAGAACGCGGCAAAAAAATGGGAAAAGATATCCGAATATGAACTGGATCGTCTTGCCATATGCGGCCTTATGCTGAAAAAAACATATTACAGCACAGTTAAAAATTTAAAATTTGATATATACGGCACCTACGACTTCACAGAGGCCAGGTATGTATCTGAGTAA
- a CDS encoding glycosyltransferase family 4 protein, translating to MPDFTGSGKTVQAIIRQSCAVGHDNFLVAGIQDTFTLDPALLPPAHTEFVRFNHGSLDFRLPGMSDVMPYPSTVFSSMTKDQLSRYETAFTHALQTAKAKFRPDLVHTHHLWIVSKLARQVFQDLPMVTSCHGTCLRQHYLCAGLDIEITNAVADIDAVLCLSRHQKQQIIDIHGIDPQKLHVVGAGFERKIFYCDAKPGKGPVQIVYAGKLSRAKGVPWLLTALKKMAGPDYCLHLAGAGTGREKEECLALAADLGDRVKVLGPLSHAHLARLMRRSHLFVLPSFFEGLPLVLMEALSSGCRILTTALPGTREIFEQTRSDMVDLLTLPPLETVDTPFQKDMPALEQALANALGKSIAKTDRNRQPDLDQVHKLTRAYTWEGVFAKIEEIYKKVVAL from the coding sequence ATGCCTGATTTCACAGGATCAGGAAAAACAGTCCAGGCCATTATCCGGCAATCCTGTGCCGTGGGGCATGACAACTTTCTTGTGGCGGGTATCCAGGATACTTTTACATTGGATCCGGCTCTATTACCTCCGGCGCACACCGAATTTGTCCGATTTAACCATGGCTCACTTGATTTCAGGCTGCCGGGTATGAGTGATGTCATGCCCTACCCCAGCACGGTGTTTTCTTCAATGACCAAAGACCAGCTCAGCCGGTATGAAACCGCATTTACACATGCCCTGCAAACGGCAAAAGCAAAATTTCGCCCGGACCTGGTCCACACCCATCATCTCTGGATCGTTTCAAAATTAGCCAGGCAAGTGTTTCAGGATCTGCCCATGGTGACCTCCTGCCACGGCACATGCCTTCGCCAGCATTATCTGTGCGCCGGACTCGATATAGAGATAACCAATGCCGTGGCAGATATTGACGCAGTGTTATGCCTGAGCCGGCACCAGAAGCAGCAGATAATCGACATTCACGGTATAGATCCCCAAAAACTCCATGTGGTGGGCGCAGGCTTTGAAAGAAAGATATTCTATTGTGACGCCAAGCCTGGAAAAGGCCCTGTGCAGATCGTCTATGCGGGGAAACTGAGCCGGGCCAAAGGGGTGCCCTGGCTGCTTACTGCGTTGAAAAAGATGGCGGGGCCCGATTACTGCCTGCACCTGGCAGGCGCCGGGACAGGTCGGGAAAAAGAGGAATGCCTGGCGCTGGCGGCAGATTTAGGGGACCGGGTAAAGGTTCTCGGCCCTTTGTCCCATGCGCATCTTGCCCGGCTCATGCGCCGATCCCATCTCTTTGTTCTGCCCTCGTTTTTTGAAGGCCTTCCCCTGGTGCTCATGGAAGCGCTCTCTTCGGGTTGCAGGATTCTGACCACCGCACTGCCCGGTACCCGGGAGATATTTGAACAGACCCGGTCCGACATGGTCGATCTCCTGACACTGCCGCCCCTGGAAACCGTGGACACACCGTTTCAAAAAGATATGCCGGCTTTGGAACAGGCCCTTGCCAATGCCTTAGGAAAAAGCATTGCAAAGACGGATCGAAACCGGCAGCCGGACCTTGACCAGGTCCATAAATTAACCCGTGCCTATACCTGGGAAGGCGTATTTGCCAAAATTGAAGAAATTTATAAAAAAGTAGTCGCACTATAG
- a CDS encoding cache domain-containing protein, with translation MKTSISNISLFTALTIACVFSGIILWNMQSTFTKFTRENKEGLHAFYVDQQKKLIKNEVERLTRRISATKNAVIKAAEKNLRDKVNSAQDFIQNVYITHKADQDLYKSHIDNMITSFNWSNQSGYFYILSGDGTVRHHGADAEIVGKNIYSLEKTFPDLIQFFEEAKTRGSAMKQYTYYKPGKGNKGYKKLGYAVYNRSLDIVIGSGYYMDSLNEQGKQATLNFISKDRFGYQNYGYFWIFSTDYKTIFHIDPKIYHADLRTLRDENNKRVIKEFVDIATTKGSGFSTYYWEIPGQATAAQKISYLVYIPDWDWIVGSGFYFENFYDLVGTVETISRSLLKQEIIKNGLMIIALFMVTLAAALFVHKKIRSIEAAQKKFLNDLMQYKTVIDKSAIVSIADLNGNIIHVNDEMCEVTGFHRDELLNASHSLLSHPDTPEVTYKELWATIKKGETWQGIFKNLKKDGGYFFQKSTIVPFKDKDGNVIKYISISHDVTEVFENKSQLQKYLNFDTLTELNNRNSLLMDIKKAKSADLAIIDIDDFHRINETYGMKTGDKLLKLFASRLSEHRRLYRYFIYRLHSDVFAVFSTQSDKNIFIIDVETALKDIVKETFVIGDKELMISTITGYAHGSDNIMAHADAALQFAKANNIDHYAYDPLKLDNSKIYEQNIRVVKMLSSAIDEDRVVPFFQPITGTGGPKYESLMRIKDTDGGIIPPAQFLEISKQTRFYPTLTKIMVKKTIDTFVDDDSRFTINISTEDILNKETMDFIYDYALENNVMSRMVLELVESESLSSFAGATDIIYRFKNAGAKIAIDDFGTGYSNFDYLLKIKADYIKIDGSIIKLITQDERAVDVVHSIVSYAHKLKMKPIAEFISNEALCLKAKALGIDYQQGFYYGKPEPAPDKTIF, from the coding sequence ATGAAAACCAGTATTTCAAACATCTCACTGTTTACAGCACTCACAATTGCATGTGTGTTCTCCGGTATCATTTTGTGGAATATGCAGAGCACCTTCACAAAATTTACCCGGGAAAATAAGGAGGGGCTTCACGCCTTTTACGTTGATCAGCAAAAGAAACTGATCAAAAATGAAGTTGAACGGCTGACCCGGAGAATATCCGCCACAAAAAACGCCGTGATCAAGGCGGCCGAAAAAAACCTTAGAGACAAGGTGAATTCGGCCCAGGATTTTATTCAAAATGTCTACATCACCCATAAAGCGGATCAGGATCTCTATAAATCTCACATAGACAACATGATCACATCCTTTAACTGGTCCAACCAGTCCGGCTATTTTTACATTCTATCCGGAGACGGGACGGTGAGACACCACGGTGCCGACGCTGAAATAGTCGGCAAAAATATCTATTCCCTGGAAAAAACATTCCCGGATTTAATCCAGTTTTTTGAGGAAGCAAAAACCAGGGGATCTGCGATGAAACAGTACACTTACTATAAACCGGGTAAGGGGAATAAAGGGTACAAAAAACTTGGCTATGCCGTGTACAACCGTTCCCTTGATATCGTTATCGGCTCGGGATACTACATGGACAGCCTGAATGAACAGGGGAAACAGGCTACCCTGAATTTTATTTCAAAAGACAGGTTCGGCTATCAAAATTACGGCTACTTCTGGATCTTTTCAACAGACTATAAAACAATTTTTCACATTGATCCCAAAATCTATCATGCGGACTTAAGAACATTACGTGACGAAAACAACAAACGGGTCATCAAAGAGTTTGTTGACATCGCCACAACCAAAGGCAGTGGCTTCAGCACCTACTACTGGGAAATTCCAGGTCAGGCCACCGCCGCTCAAAAAATATCTTATCTGGTATATATTCCCGACTGGGACTGGATTGTGGGATCCGGCTTTTATTTTGAAAACTTTTATGACCTTGTGGGAACCGTGGAGACAATCAGCCGTTCACTTCTCAAACAGGAGATCATAAAAAACGGCCTGATGATCATCGCGCTTTTTATGGTTACACTGGCGGCGGCACTTTTCGTTCACAAAAAAATCCGCAGCATCGAGGCTGCACAGAAAAAATTTCTCAACGATCTGATGCAGTATAAAACAGTAATTGATAAAAGCGCCATTGTCAGTATTGCCGATCTGAACGGAAATATTATTCATGTCAATGACGAAATGTGTGAGGTCACAGGGTTCCATCGAGACGAACTGCTTAATGCCTCCCACAGCCTGCTCAGCCATCCGGACACCCCGGAGGTGACTTACAAAGAGCTGTGGGCGACCATTAAAAAGGGAGAAACCTGGCAGGGAATATTTAAAAATCTTAAAAAAGACGGGGGATATTTTTTCCAAAAGTCGACCATTGTGCCGTTTAAAGATAAAGACGGTAACGTGATCAAATATATTTCAATCAGCCATGATGTCACCGAAGTGTTTGAAAACAAATCCCAGCTTCAAAAATACCTCAATTTCGACACATTGACCGAGTTGAACAACAGAAACAGTCTGCTCATGGATATAAAAAAAGCCAAGTCGGCGGACCTTGCCATCATCGATATCGACGATTTTCATCGCATCAATGAAACCTACGGCATGAAAACCGGAGATAAGTTGCTGAAGCTATTTGCCTCAAGGCTCTCCGAGCATCGCCGTCTGTACCGCTACTTTATCTACAGGTTACACTCTGATGTATTTGCCGTCTTTTCCACCCAGAGTGATAAAAATATTTTCATCATTGATGTTGAAACCGCCCTTAAAGATATTGTCAAAGAGACCTTTGTGATCGGGGACAAGGAGCTGATGATCAGTACCATCACAGGGTACGCCCACGGCTCGGACAATATCATGGCCCATGCGGATGCGGCATTGCAGTTTGCCAAGGCAAACAACATTGATCATTACGCCTATGACCCGCTCAAACTGGACAACAGCAAGATATATGAACAAAATATCCGGGTGGTAAAAATGCTCAGCAGTGCCATTGATGAAGACCGGGTCGTACCGTTTTTCCAGCCGATCACCGGAACCGGCGGCCCCAAGTATGAAAGCCTGATGCGGATCAAAGACACGGACGGCGGCATCATTCCCCCGGCACAATTCCTTGAGATCAGCAAGCAGACCCGGTTCTATCCGACCCTGACCAAAATCATGGTAAAAAAGACCATCGACACGTTTGTGGACGATGACAGCCGGTTCACCATCAATATCTCCACCGAGGATATTCTGAACAAGGAGACCATGGACTTTATTTATGACTATGCCCTTGAAAACAACGTCATGTCACGCATGGTACTTGAACTTGTGGAGTCCGAAAGCCTGTCGTCCTTTGCCGGTGCCACGGATATCATCTACAGGTTCAAAAATGCCGGCGCCAAAATAGCCATTGACGATTTTGGTACAGGCTACTCCAACTTTGATTATCTGCTGAAAATCAAGGCGGACTACATCAAAATTGACGGCAGCATCATCAAACTGATCACCCAGGATGAACGGGCCGTTGATGTTGTGCACTCCATAGTCTCTTATGCACACAAGCTGAAGATGAAACCCATTGCGGAATTTATCTCCAATGAGGCCCTTTGCCTCAAGGCCAAGGCCCTTGGGATCGATTACCAGCAAGGGTTTTACTACGGCAAACCCGAACCTGCCCCGGATAAAACGATTTTTTAA
- a CDS encoding methyl-accepting chemotaxis protein, which yields MILIEKAELIEGAASVRKIILGITVLILAVIGGLSFFISGKVVKPINQMVDGLKDIAQGEGDLTMRPAAKSSDEIGEMARWFNLFVEKLPGIIAGIAEDSDEIEASSSALPAIAGELSKGTDTMEEKSNSVAAATEEMSTNMLPAAVEEQSVTTREIATNVGQAALGIQEITENLPQTSGVANDSEKDIGEVNQDLGLISQNSTQIDTSAGGLSNLSSKLKHTMNQFKV from the coding sequence GTGATTCTCATTGAAAAGGCCGAACTGATTGAGGGTGCCGCATCCGTCCGGAAGATTATCCTGGGCATAACGGTACTTATCCTCGCTGTTATCGGCGGTCTTTCATTTTTTATCTCCGGCAAGGTTGTCAAACCCATCAATCAAATGGTAGACGGTCTAAAAGATATTGCCCAGGGAGAGGGAGATTTGACCATGCGGCCGGCGGCCAAATCCAGTGATGAAATCGGGGAAATGGCCAGGTGGTTCAATCTCTTTGTGGAAAAACTCCCGGGTATCATCGCCGGCATTGCAGAAGATTCCGATGAGATAGAGGCATCTTCATCCGCCTTGCCGGCCATTGCAGGTGAGCTATCCAAAGGGACGGATACAATGGAAGAAAAATCAAATTCCGTGGCGGCGGCCACCGAGGAGATGAGCACCAATATGTTGCCGGCAGCTGTCGAAGAACAATCGGTCACCACCCGGGAAATTGCTACGAACGTTGGCCAGGCTGCCCTGGGCATCCAGGAAATCACAGAGAACCTGCCCCAGACCTCCGGTGTTGCCAATGATAGTGAAAAGGATATCGGGGAAGTGAACCAGGATCTGGGTCTCATATCCCAAAACAGTACGCAAATCGACACCAGTGCCGGCGGCCTAAGCAATTTGTCATCAAAATTAAAACACACCATGAATCAATTTAAAGTGTGA
- a CDS encoding LysM peptidoglycan-binding domain-containing protein — protein MFRFPGQSVYVSIFSAIIICACVTTVPVCRASHPTAPVKQTELFPVYDLIKPNVTFWTNIFTQYTRGQALVHDMGDLSRIYEEIKLNPEKTQQATRENKKIKKAALEKYKTVLMNLSKGEAPQTTLEKKVAALFPDKTKPSAFRRAARRLRVQTGLKEHFMEGVIRSGALIDEFKTIIKSYGLPEDLAYLPCLESAYDVHTYSKYGAAGLWQFTSYTGKLFMDINYVVDQRRDPIVSTHGAAQLLKRNYEKLQNWPMAITAYNHGLYGMSRAKAKHGTYPAIHANYSSRSFKFASRNFYPEFIAARHVAKHYVQYYGDITLDKPGQITRYKVKGFLPAKDLVDKLPVDLKTLQAMNPALRKPVFDGKKYIPEGHTLYLPKHLASDLLDRTLGPLYRTAQRVTPFHRVVRGDTAGSIADAYKVPLGDLIALNGLGRKAVIHVGQILKIPFKEEPARRTADGTPQSNELSEPISAIQPSPGKPAKLPQNLEVVTSDLELKTVHDEKGNEYAVIHATYEETISDYADWLGIDAEKIRKLNKMSPTQTLSAGHEVTLPLPADGAADFEEKRFEFHQEIIENFFDAYVIAGTHTYTVASEDTTWDICRKKLDIPFWLLQKFNPDIRINVSAAKGRVLLYPLAHPRAKHPDGSNDLS, from the coding sequence ATGTTTCGTTTCCCAGGACAATCGGTCTATGTATCAATCTTTTCGGCCATCATCATCTGTGCATGCGTTACAACCGTTCCGGTCTGCCGGGCGTCGCACCCCACAGCTCCGGTTAAACAAACTGAACTTTTCCCGGTGTATGACCTGATCAAACCCAATGTCACATTCTGGACCAATATATTCACCCAATACACCCGGGGCCAGGCCCTGGTCCACGATATGGGCGATTTATCCAGAATTTATGAAGAGATCAAGCTCAATCCCGAAAAAACCCAACAAGCGACCCGGGAAAACAAAAAGATCAAAAAAGCGGCACTGGAAAAATATAAAACCGTATTGATGAATCTGTCCAAAGGCGAGGCGCCCCAGACCACGTTGGAGAAAAAGGTGGCCGCCCTGTTCCCGGACAAGACGAAACCGTCGGCGTTCAGGCGGGCCGCCCGGAGACTCCGGGTGCAGACCGGCTTAAAAGAGCATTTCATGGAAGGGGTCATCCGTTCGGGTGCCCTGATTGATGAATTCAAAACGATAATAAAATCCTATGGCCTGCCCGAAGACCTGGCCTACCTGCCATGCCTGGAATCCGCCTACGATGTCCACACCTACTCAAAATACGGTGCCGCAGGCCTGTGGCAGTTCACCAGTTACACAGGCAAGCTCTTCATGGATATCAACTATGTGGTGGACCAGCGCCGGGACCCCATTGTGTCCACCCATGGGGCCGCCCAGCTTCTGAAAAGAAATTATGAGAAACTTCAAAACTGGCCCATGGCCATCACCGCGTACAACCACGGTCTTTACGGCATGTCCAGGGCCAAGGCGAAGCACGGAACCTACCCGGCCATACACGCAAACTACAGCAGCCGCTCTTTCAAATTTGCCTCACGCAATTTTTATCCGGAATTTATTGCCGCCCGCCATGTGGCCAAACATTATGTTCAATATTACGGCGATATCACCCTGGATAAACCGGGCCAAATAACCCGGTACAAGGTGAAAGGCTTTTTACCCGCAAAAGATCTTGTGGACAAATTACCTGTGGATTTAAAGACCTTGCAGGCGATGAACCCGGCCTTAAGAAAACCGGTCTTTGACGGTAAAAAATACATTCCGGAAGGACATACCCTGTATCTGCCCAAGCATCTTGCTTCGGATCTGCTGGACAGAACCCTTGGACCTTTATACCGCACGGCCCAGCGGGTCACCCCGTTTCACCGGGTGGTCAGGGGGGATACGGCCGGCAGCATTGCCGATGCCTACAAAGTACCCCTCGGCGACCTGATCGCGCTGAACGGTCTTGGCAGAAAGGCGGTGATCCATGTGGGCCAGATCCTGAAAATACCGTTTAAAGAAGAACCCGCACGCCGCACGGCGGATGGAACGCCGCAATCAAATGAATTGTCCGAGCCAATTTCGGCCATTCAGCCGAGCCCGGGGAAACCGGCAAAACTTCCCCAAAACCTGGAAGTGGTCACCTCGGATCTTGAACTGAAAACAGTCCATGACGAAAAAGGCAATGAATATGCCGTTATCCATGCGACTTACGAGGAAACCATAAGCGACTATGCCGACTGGCTCGGTATTGATGCAGAAAAAATACGCAAACTCAATAAGATGTCTCCAACCCAAACGCTCAGTGCCGGCCATGAAGTGACACTGCCGTTACCTGCAGATGGTGCGGCTGACTTTGAAGAAAAAAGATTTGAATTTCACCAGGAGATCATTGAGAATTTTTTTGACGCCTATGTCATTGCCGGAACGCATACATATACGGTGGCATCGGAAGATACGACCTGGGATATCTGCCGCAAAAAGCTGGATATCCCCTTCTGGCTGCTCCAGAAATTCAATCCCGATATCAGAATCAATGTCTCTGCGGCAAAGGGTCGGGTGCTTTTATATCCTTTGGCCCACCCCAGGGCCAAACATCCAGATGGGTCCAATGATCTGTCTTAG
- a CDS encoding dual CXXC motif small (seleno)protein, whose protein sequence is MKKNIQYCPSCEGKLVVRRACPHVIICCDGCGKNYPQEKYKELIDDYWEEKLANIPVNRL, encoded by the coding sequence ATGAAAAAAAATATTCAATACTGCCCGTCATGTGAGGGAAAACTTGTTGTCAGACGCGCCTGTCCCCATGTTATCATATGCTGCGATGGCTGTGGAAAAAATTATCCCCAGGAAAAATACAAAGAACTGATCGATGACTACTGGGAGGAAAAGCTGGCCAATATTCCTGTGAACAGACTTTAG